caaacaataaaatatttgtgcACTCTAAATGACAACAGTATATCAAACAGCTCCTGTTGAACAATTGGCCcattcattaaaatattattcaatgATATCTTATTACTCGTTAACATAGATCCATCTAAGACTACCCGTAGCTTGGTACTTACTGCATCCGGCCTTAAAACAGCTGAATGTCCCATAAAGTACACAGGATCTTTAGTAAGATCATATGAAGAAATGTCAACATATGACCCATGACCTAAGTCGAGATATTCATGTATGAAATCCTTATAACCTTCATACAACTTTTGATCCTTTTGAAATCTCTTTTCAAGATTATAAAATCTCTTTAGAGCTAGCCCGAATGAATCCCCCAATGTATTATTCACATCATAGATAGGTATCTTTAATGGCAATGAAACTGTAAATTGATTGTCTTCAAGTATGACAGTTTCAGTAAACAATTTTTCGCACTGTTGTTGTTCAGATGTATGTTCCGCATATATTTCGGGTACCTTTTCTGTTTGCCAAAAATTGGACATAGTATCGCGTATATCGGTTTGACATTCTTGACAGAAAAGCGTAACAGCAGGTCGTTTAAGAATAGAAGATGGGACATCACCTCCTACTACGTAACCAAACTGTGTGTGAACCAAGCTGGGTGCGGCATCAGGATCGCGCAGCTCCTCAGGCTGCGACAACAGGCACTGAAAAAAGATATTTGCAGCCAATAAAATATCTATCTCACTTGGAACATGGAAGGAGTCATCGGCTAACGTTATATTTTCAGGGATCACAATCTTTGAAATATCAATTTCAGTTTGTGGCAACATTTCGTTAGTAAATTTTTCTACCACTAACAgatttgtttgtgttttataTGGATAAACACATGAGAAAATATCTAGTTGCAAACTATGTTTGATAGATTTTTCTTTTAGGGTTACACCAGTTATTGTAGAACCTGGCAAGAGTGGATAACCTAGTTCCCTTGCAAGCtttgttgtaataaaataattctgagATGCACAGTCAAGCATCGCTTTAACTATGATCTCCTTGCCACTTTTCGAAACTACTTTGACTTTTGCCGTTGGCAACAACACCAGTGTCTTTTTATTAATGTTAGTTAGTGACACCGATGGTTTCTCTTCATTCACATGAAGTAGAGAGTTGTGGGGTTCCTTGCACTCCTTacatttaaaatgaaatttgcACTTTCCTAGGTGAATGTTAAGACATAGGTATCTTGCAAAGCTTTGTTTCCTTTACAAAACCTAGTCGTTCCGATATGGAAGCTAGAGCAAATTTAGGGCATGCATATAATTTGTGTTCCTTACCGCAGTACAGACAGCCTTGGGATGCTTTGGTAGTGACAAACGATGATGATGTCACCTTCACTGGAGCTACTTTGCTAGCAGCACAGCTTGCTGTGTCACCCCGTCCCTCACTGTTCTCTAGGGCAAGGGCCCGACCTTCtacaaatttcaaaaaatcattaaagGTTGGCTGTTTTGTGGAATCCCTATGCAAAAAATACTCTCGGTTAGTCAACGGGTCAAGTTTTTTATTCAATAGGCAAATGAGAATGCTGTCCCATTTTTCAATGGCCTCATCAATGTTTTTTAATGCAGCTAAATGCTGTTTTGTAATTGAAATCAATGAGCGTAAAGCACTAGGACTTGACTTAGTTAGCACTGGCAACTCAAACAAAGCATTAATGTGCTCATTGatgattttgtatttattatcgTACCTGTCAGCTAAAATTTTTAGAGCTTCCGAATAACTTTGACCGATGACAGGTAAGTTTTTGACTAAATCAAATGCTTCAGATTTTAAGAAGCTTCTCAGGTAGAAAAACTTTTGTATACAATCAAACCCTTCATTATTGTGCACAAGTGCAGTAAACATTTCAATAAAAGGTCTATAATCTGTATATTTACCAGcaaatgtaggtatttgtatattgGGTAACTTAACTTTTGACGCAACTTGAGGCGACGCTGCCGGTAAAGCGCCAGCGCCAGAGGTGGGTCCAGGTCCAGACAAATCTGAAATACGTTGGCGCATCGCGGCGACGCATTCATAGTATGTAGTTTCTATCGCTACGGGATCTTCCTCATCCCCTATCTGCAGGCTGAGATCTTCGTATTCATTAAATGCCACCTGGGCCCTCTCGACCATCAATTGTAACATTTGCTTATCATTAATATAGGAGGCatccattttatttttgatacgagTTAACGTCGCTTTCCTTGAGCCTCGGCGTGCAATAAGCTCACGCTTTATTTGTTCTTCGGTTTTTTCCATATTGTTATAAAGACCACACTATGCATATATAACAACTTTTCGTGCACAATCACAAATTGACGTGACGGCAATGGTAAAAACCAGATTTTTTAAGATGTTTGTCACCAAAATCACTCAATAATATCGGGAAAGGAACAATTcacaaacaaatttaaaaaccaaaaacGTTACTTGTTATTCCATTTTCCACGCGCGGGCTCGCTGCGCAGTGAGTGGTGATGCGTTTATGGAACGCGTTGCTCCCGGCTCGTCGAACGCTGCAATGGTACAGCACAATGGCGGCACCTACAAAATCGGCTACGCCAGACGAGACGAAAGAAAAATTTTTCGTGCTTCTTAGAATCCGCTTCGACGCActtgattttatttacttacggTTCCCGACTCAAAAGGACCATGTTAAAGGCTGAACTATGGCCGTAGGgtccaaataagtaaatttatgaataaaaaatgcaaaagtaCGTTCATTACGAATATTATATTGTCTAAGAAGAAAAATGTTGACATTGTTTCATGTTACCATGGAAACCAGTAAAGTTTTTAATGTTGCTATACAAACTCCATTCTGCAAcaatatccgatccatatcgtatctagacctcaATAATTGACGTACCTTAAAGTTAGAATCGAGCCAATTGTCTCTgctaattatcaaataaaaaatttacattCTAATTGATGTAAATAACTAATACGTGTACCCTcctgaaaactttaataactctatatttttgcatgtttttaaattgttgaCTACGTTTTTAACTGGAGAGTAATTTTCCTTTTGAAAAATCAAATTCCCCATTTGaaatacacctttaaaaccCACGTACTATGTAAAAAACACGAACAAGCTAACGTTGATTTTCACGCGCGACGTCCCCCGAAAAGGGATGGAATTGGCACCGTCACGACGCCAATAATTTACGTGCCAACGAAAAAAGGATGTTTTTGACAAGACTTCTAATAGCTTTTCAGATCTACGGGCGatgttacatattaaataaCGTAATTTGCGAGTGAAACTTACACTTTGTTCTGACGTTTTGTACATACTATTTACACAGATAAAATAAAAGGTCTTGAACCAAGGAATATTATTTGATTCAAATTCATCGTTGACtgtacaggcaactaatacccaccgagacaattctaaaaaccccaaacacaattaggttgcattgttttataagtgttcccatggccacctcctgtctccatcatttgCATCGAGTAGTTAGCTCAACTAGGCctaagaattttattttttccaaactCGTCTGAATAAGTATTACCGTCCAACAGTATTTCTTTTTAGGTCTTAAAAATAACTTAGCCGGTGTTAAAGaagattataatttacaatcTGCCAAACTTATTCGCACCCGCGTGAACTTTCCTCATGAAAACTTGCGATGTTCGCGAAAGAATCGTAGTTGTAAAGTGATTTTCAGGAATATTCCTAGCATCCTTTGGAATTTTTAAGAAAAGTACGCTCTCCGTTAAAGTTTTGAGTTCTCTGTGTTCTTTTCAAGAATCGATGCATTCAATCAATGGAGTTTGCCAAATTTCGCCTAGTTTTACTGGGACTTATGCTTCTTCATTATTTGGTTTAAATTGTTATGCACGTTTTTATACATCCCAATAATGTCTAATAAATGGGATAGCTTATAGTTTCACGTtaaggtgaaatttggcataaAATTCATATAGACAGAGAGATTAGTTATAAGCTGCAATAACATATTGGGATATAACCACTGTGGGgaataaacctatcactatttagtAGAGACCTATGGAAGTTAAGCAAAAGAttgaaaaatctgtaaataagtcggtcaataacagttctcatgtaaacactgaataaatttctagtatacactttcttagtttaactgtgctatagatctctgctaaatagtgataggtttattcCCCACAGTTATTACAATGTTGCTGACAAACAACTTACGAGCCTATGGCTGCTTAATCAATAGGTATCATAGTACCTATTAAAGATGTAGGTACGATAACTCGTGTACGATATTTAAATCGTTGCATGTGATGTTTTCGGGatataattcaaacaaaaactacattcaacgtggcaacgggGCTAGTGCAATGGGTAGCTTTGCAGCAGGGACAGCTCGGGGAGAATTTTTGACCAGGCTTACGGTAttgttaaattataattgttttgttattttttgtgttatgtTTTTTTACTGACATGAATTAATGTACGTTTTCAATTAATCGTGAGATGTGGTCATAAGTTCCTTTGTGATACGAATAagaaatattaacaaaaatacttGTATAAGATTTCATTTTGATATGTTAGAACCGTTCCCCATCACTGTTACAACACTTACAACCAACCACAGTATGGAGACGGttgtaacaataaaaatgacTTACTGAATTCTTTTTGATTCTTAGATCtgtgattataataatataagcgATCGACGTAAAATTGTTACAACCACACTCATCGTCCCCTATAATGGCGTTTGAA
This portion of the Cydia pomonella isolate Wapato2018A chromosome 7, ilCydPomo1, whole genome shotgun sequence genome encodes:
- the LOC133519648 gene encoding uncharacterized protein LOC133519648 isoform X2; protein product: MEKTEEQIKRELIARRGSRKATLTRIKNKMDASYINDKQMLQLMVERAQVAFNEYEDLSLQIGDEEDPVAIETTYYECVAAMRQRISDLSGPGPTSGAGALPAASPQVASKVKLPNIQIPTFAGKYTDYRPFIEMFTALVHNNEGFDCIQKFFYLRSFLKSEAFDLVKNLPVIGQSYSEALKILADRYDNKYKIINEHINALFELPVLTKSSPSALRSLISITKQHLAALKNIDEAIEKWDSILICLLNKKLDPLTNREYFLHRDSTKQPTFNDFLKFVEGRALALENSEGRGDTASCAASKVAPVKVTSSSFVTTKASQGCLYCVPVVAA